Sequence from the Egibacter rhizosphaerae genome:
CACTGCGGCGTCTCGAGCAGGACGGCCTCGTGCAGCGCGCCCCCCACGGCGGCCTCGAGGTCCGCCGCTACTCCGCCGACGAGCTCGACGAGGTGTACGAGATCCGACAGCTGCTCGAGGGGTACGCCGCGCGCCGAGCGGCGGAGGCCCGGCGCAGCAGCGACCTCGCCCGTATCGACACCGCCCACGAGCAGATGGCCGCACTGCGCGACGAGGCGGACGGCGCCACCCGCATCGCCGCGAACGAACGGTTCCACCGCGCCATCTGGGACGCGGCGCGCAAACCCACCCTGCGGCAGAGCATCGAGCGCCTCCACCTGCACTCGGTGCACCACACCACCCTCGCCGACCCCGAGCGGTGGGCAGCGGCGCTGCGTGAGCACGCCGCCGTCCGGGACGCGATCGCCGAGCGTGATCCCGAAGCCGCAGCGGAGGCCATGAGCGGGCATCTCGCCACCGGCCGTGAGGTCGCGGTCCGCCACGCGCTCGACGAGGGCTGACCCCGGCCGCGGAGCGTGGGATCAGGTCGTCACCGCGTCGGGGTGCAGCACCAGGCAGAAGGGGTGGCCCGCGGGGTCGAGGTAGACGCGGAAGCTCTCACCCGGCTGCACCTCGGTCTTGCGGGCGCCCAGGGCGAGGACCTGCTCCTCGCCAGCGTCGAGGTCGCGCACCTCGAAGTCGAGGTGGGCTTGCTGCGACCGGTCCGAGCTCGGCCACACCGGCGGCTGATGGTCCGGGGCCTCCTGGAACGCGAGCGTGGCGCCCGCGTCACTGCGCAACTGGACCCAGTCCCCCGCGTCCTCGTCGAGTTCCCACCCGGTGATCGCGGCGTAGAAGTCGGCCAGGGCCCGCGGGTCCGGACAGTCGAACGCGACCAGCTGCAGGCGGGCGATGCCGTTCGTGGAGGTCATGCGCAACTCCGTTCGTTCGGCCAACGGATGGTCGGGATCAAGCCGCGTGCGGGCGGCTCGCCGCACACTGCCCGGGAACCCGGACAACTGTTGTCCGCGGACGAGGCGCAGACCGTGCAGGGATCGAGGCGGTGGGGTCGGGTCAGCTCCGCGCCGAGGCCCGCCAGAGGTCGATGCCGCCCTCGGTGGCGTGCTCGTCGATCGCTTCGAGCTCGTCCTCGGTGAGGGCGAGGTGCTCGAGCGCCGCGAGGTTCTCGTCGAGTTGGCGCACGCTGCTCGCGCCCAGCAGGGCCGAGGTGACGCGTTCGTCGCGCAGCACCCAGGCGATCGCGAGCTGTGCCAACGACTGCCCGCGGTCACGGGCGATCGCGTCGAGCGCCCGGATGCGCGCCAGGTTGTCGTCGGTGAGCAGCTCGGGTGACAGCGTGCCGTCGCGGGCCGCGCGGGAGCCCTCGGGGATGCCGCCCAGGTACTTGCCGGTCAGCATCCCCTGCGCCAGCGGACTGAACGCGATCATCCCGACGCCGAGCTCCCCGAGCACGTCGAGCAACTCGTCCTCGACCCAGCGGTTCAGCATCGAGTACGAGGGCTGGTGGATGAGCAGCGGCGTGCCGAGGTCGCGCAGGATCGCCTCCGCCTGACGGGTGCGCTCCGCCGAGTACGACGAGATCCCGGCGTACAGGGCCTTGCCCTGGCGCACCGCGGTGTCCAGCGCCCCCATCGTCTCCTCGAGGGGCGTGTGCGGGTCCACGCGGTGGGAGTAGAAGATGTCGACGTACTCGAGCCCCATGCGGGCGAGGCTCTGATCGAGGCTCGCGAGCAGGTACTTGCGCGAGCCCCAGTCGCCGTACGGGCCCGGCCACATGTCGTACCCCGCCTTGGTCGACACGACGATCTCGTCTCGGTATCCGGCCAGATCGGTGGCGAGGATCCTGCCCAAGTTCTCCTCCGCCGCGCCCGGAGGTGGCCCGTAGTTGTTGGCGAGGTCGAAGTGGGTGACGCCGCGATCGAAGGCCCGGCGAACGATCGCCCGTTGGGTCTCGAGCGGTCGGTCGTCGCCGAAGTTCTGCCACAGGCCGAGGGTGACCGCGGGCAGCTTGAGGCCGCTGCGCCCACACCGGCGGTAGGTCATCTCCTCGTAGCGTTCGGGGTGCGGCTGGTAGCTCATGGCGACTCCTCGGGTTCGGACCGGCCCGACCCGGCGAGCATCCTCTCGGCGGCGAGCTCGGGCGGGAAGTGGCCGTAGCGCAGCAGCTCGTCGTGGAACGCCCGCAGCCCACCGCCGTGGCGGGCCCGCCAGGCCGCGCGGAGCTCGCGGATCTGCTCGGCGCCGTAGAGGTAGGTGAACGGCTGGTCGGGGGTGAACGTGTAGCGGTCGACCTCGCCCGCGGCGGTGGAGCGCGCGAGGTCGGCCTCGTGCGCCAGGCGGTCGACGGCCTCCTCCGGGGACATCGCCCCGGTCTGCAGCCCCATGTCGACACAGATCCGCACCGCCCGCAGCTTGGTCATCGCGAGCTGGGCGAGGCGCGCCGCGTCGTCGTAGGCACCGACCTCGGCCATCAGCTCCTCGCAGTACAGGCCCCACCCCTCGGTCATCAGCGTCGACACGCGCATCCGGCGAGCAATGCCCGGGTTGCGTCCCACCGCGGTCAGCTGGAGATGGTGGCCGGGATAGCCCTCGTGGGCCGAGACCGACTGGATCGTGGCGAAGTTGTGGTCGGTCAAGCCTCCGTCGTCACCCGGCGGTGTCACCCAGAATCGGCCGGCACCGGCGAGCTCGTCGAAGGCTCCGGGCGCGAGGTAGGCGGCGTAGCTCAGCATCGGCCGCAGGAACTCGGGGGTGGCCTCGACCGTGAGCGGCACGCCCGGATCGGTGACCACCCCGGCCTCGGCGCAGCGCGCGGTCATGCGCTCGGCGGCCTCGCGGTAGGCCGGCAGCAATCCCTCGTGGTCGGGCCGGTGCTGCTTGGCCTCGTGCAGCGCCGCTCGCCAGTCGCCCTGCGGCGCGAGCTCGGCCATCGCCTCGTCGGTGCGGGCGCAGAGCGCCTCGCCGCGGGCCGCGACAGCCGCCGGTGACTCGTCGAGCAGATGGTGGTCGGCCAGCAACCGGCCGAGCGCCTCCTCGCCGAGAGGGAAGTGACCGCGGGCCTGCGGTGCGAGCTCGTCGGTGAGCCACGCCCCGAACGCGGCCAAGGCGTCGGCCGCGGCGTCAGCGTCGTCCGGGCGGTGGTGGGGACGCGCAACTGGGGCTCCTCGGGGTCGGATCGGCCCGAGCCTACCCACGCAGCGATCACACGCGAGAGGCCTGCGGCCGCCGCCCTAGTATCCACTGGAACGTCGCCACACCCTGGGGCTCCTCGATGGTGACGATCTCCTCGCGGGTGACGTCGAGACCCGCACCGGCCACTCGCGCGCGGTTCGTGGCCACGTCGTGACTGGAGAACACCATCGGCACGCCGAGCCACTCGCCCTCGTCGTCGACCTGCCCTGCCCCGAACGAGGCGAGCAGCCGGCCTCCCGGACGCAACCATCCCGCCATCCGTCTCAGCGCGTCGCCCTCCTCCTCGCGGGGAAGGTGGTGCAGCGTGTACAGCGCGACAACCGCGTCGAACTCCTCACGGGGCAGCTCCACCGCCGCGAGATCACCGGCGATGAAGTGTGCGTTGGGGACGTTGCGGCGTGCCTGGGCAATCTGTCCGGGCGCGATGTCGACCCCGACGACTTCGAACCGCTCCGCGAGCCGCCGCGTCCAGGGCAGGCCGTCGTTGCAGCCCAGATCGACGACCTGGGCCCCGGTGGCGAGCCGGCAGGCGAGCTCATCGAGCAGCCGCTCGCGTGGGTCGCCAACGATCCGCGTGCTCCACTCACGGTACGCGTCCGCAAGCGCGTCGTAGCCACGACCGACGATGGCCTTGCGCCGGTCCATCTCAATCACGGCCGACCTGGTCGGCGGACCGTCGCCACTCGTCGATCGACGTCGCCGCCGGAACCGCACGCAGGAAGGCTGCCTGAACGTGCTCCTGCCGGGCCTCGCTCAGCGTCTCGATGAGCGCCCGGTCACCGTCGAGCGTGATCGTGCCCGACCGCCAGCTCGCGCCGTGGACGTGCGTCCGGCCGAGCCAGGTGCCCGGCTCGGCCTCCTCGAAGTGGGCGCTCAGCGCCTCCCCGGCCGCCGCCGGCTCCGGCACGCGGTACGTCGCGCGGCAACGGATCATCGGGTCCCCGTCGACCGTGACGGGTGCCGATGTCACCAGCGACCCGACCCAGAGAGCGAGGTCGAGCGCATCGGGGTCGCTCGCCAGCACCGAGGCCGCCCGGCTGCGCTCGTCGGACGGGACCCGCACCACGCCGCGGCCGACGAGGTGGCCGTTGCCGGTGTCCAGAAGCCGCGCGCAGGCGGCCTCGTCACCCGTCGGCGCCGGCTCGTCGAACGACCATAGGGCGTCGAACTCCTCGCCGCTCTGCGCATCGCGCAGCACCGCCTTCCCGTCCGCGGGACCAGCGACGGGGTCGATCAGTCGGCGAGGACTGTCGAGCCAGCGCCGGGCGAGGTCGCG
This genomic interval carries:
- a CDS encoding GntR family transcriptional regulator: MSGQRATVRGSGAREAYEGLRTAILAGRLAAGSALVEDSLAARFGVSRTPVREALRRLEQDGLVQRAPHGGLEVRRYSADELDEVYEIRQLLEGYAARRAAEARRSSDLARIDTAHEQMAALRDEADGATRIAANERFHRAIWDAARKPTLRQSIERLHLHSVHHTTLADPERWAAALREHAAVRDAIAERDPEAAAEAMSGHLATGREVAVRHALDEG
- a CDS encoding VOC family protein, which codes for MTSTNGIARLQLVAFDCPDPRALADFYAAITGWELDEDAGDWVQLRSDAGATLAFQEAPDHQPPVWPSSDRSQQAHLDFEVRDLDAGEEQVLALGARKTEVQPGESFRVYLDPAGHPFCLVLHPDAVTT
- the mgrA gene encoding L-glyceraldehyde 3-phosphate reductase; its protein translation is MSYQPHPERYEEMTYRRCGRSGLKLPAVTLGLWQNFGDDRPLETQRAIVRRAFDRGVTHFDLANNYGPPPGAAEENLGRILATDLAGYRDEIVVSTKAGYDMWPGPYGDWGSRKYLLASLDQSLARMGLEYVDIFYSHRVDPHTPLEETMGALDTAVRQGKALYAGISSYSAERTRQAEAILRDLGTPLLIHQPSYSMLNRWVEDELLDVLGELGVGMIAFSPLAQGMLTGKYLGGIPEGSRAARDGTLSPELLTDDNLARIRALDAIARDRGQSLAQLAIAWVLRDERVTSALLGASSVRQLDENLAALEHLALTEDELEAIDEHATEGGIDLWRASARS
- a CDS encoding DUF885 domain-containing protein, with the protein product MGRLGPIRPRGAPVARPHHRPDDADAAADALAAFGAWLTDELAPQARGHFPLGEEALGRLLADHHLLDESPAAVAARGEALCARTDEAMAELAPQGDWRAALHEAKQHRPDHEGLLPAYREAAERMTARCAEAGVVTDPGVPLTVEATPEFLRPMLSYAAYLAPGAFDELAGAGRFWVTPPGDDGGLTDHNFATIQSVSAHEGYPGHHLQLTAVGRNPGIARRMRVSTLMTEGWGLYCEELMAEVGAYDDAARLAQLAMTKLRAVRICVDMGLQTGAMSPEEAVDRLAHEADLARSTAAGEVDRYTFTPDQPFTYLYGAEQIRELRAAWRARHGGGLRAFHDELLRYGHFPPELAAERMLAGSGRSEPEESP
- a CDS encoding class I SAM-dependent methyltransferase, producing MDRRKAIVGRGYDALADAYREWSTRIVGDPRERLLDELACRLATGAQVVDLGCNDGLPWTRRLAERFEVVGVDIAPGQIAQARRNVPNAHFIAGDLAAVELPREEFDAVVALYTLHHLPREEEGDALRRMAGWLRPGGRLLASFGAGQVDDEGEWLGVPMVFSSHDVATNRARVAGAGLDVTREEIVTIEEPQGVATFQWILGRRPQASRV